The Rhodoferax sediminis genome has a segment encoding these proteins:
- a CDS encoding cytochrome C has product MHCDLTGSAFDRGDERCTGLTKIKVGFLQALSKLYLPGSILLCLVFSQSAQAVPSFARQTGQSCVACHAGGQFPELTPYGRLFKLTGYTNGVRGNPLAAMIVGDMTKTANNDDGAGGTLSPKDEKFIADFASVFVAGKVTENVGGFAQFTYNVHDRQDAQGNWLGFAHSDNFDLRYADRRVDANTDFIWGVTLHNNPTVQDVWNSSPAWGYPYLATTLGAFSGAPVSTFLESQQQLAGVGAYVYLNNSFYAELTSYQTAKNFWQFLSLGSRTGDPDHPLTYLSGSNPYMRLAYTHEWDAHNVMLGAFAMNAKVLPLDSNNFPIFGPSTQYRDVGVDAQYQYLLYPHTFTAQMRYIHERINDDTQNLYAGPATLNSFKLKGSYVYRAQYGASLAYTNVNGSADALAYPSGTPNFGSESNVPNTQMWTPEIFWMPIQNVRIGLQYNYFTRFNGASTNYDGNGRNAKDNNTTFLYLWAAF; this is encoded by the coding sequence ATGCATTGCGACCTGACAGGAAGCGCCTTTGATCGAGGCGACGAACGATGCACGGGCTTGACCAAAATAAAGGTGGGGTTTCTCCAGGCGCTTTCGAAGCTTTATTTGCCTGGGTCGATCCTGCTGTGTCTGGTGTTCAGCCAGTCCGCCCAGGCAGTTCCGTCCTTCGCCCGCCAAACCGGGCAGAGTTGCGTCGCCTGTCACGCGGGCGGCCAGTTTCCTGAACTCACGCCTTATGGACGGCTCTTCAAGCTGACGGGTTACACCAATGGAGTTCGTGGCAACCCACTGGCCGCCATGATCGTTGGCGATATGACCAAAACGGCGAACAACGATGATGGCGCCGGCGGCACCCTCTCCCCGAAAGACGAGAAGTTCATCGCCGACTTTGCGAGCGTATTTGTTGCGGGCAAGGTCACGGAGAATGTTGGCGGCTTTGCGCAGTTCACCTACAACGTTCACGACAGGCAGGACGCGCAGGGCAACTGGCTCGGCTTCGCGCATTCCGATAATTTTGACCTCCGGTATGCCGACCGCAGGGTAGACGCCAACACCGATTTCATTTGGGGCGTGACGCTTCACAACAACCCGACCGTACAAGACGTGTGGAATTCATCCCCGGCGTGGGGCTATCCATATCTGGCCACCACGCTTGGGGCCTTTTCCGGAGCCCCTGTTTCGACCTTTCTCGAAAGCCAGCAGCAACTCGCAGGCGTCGGCGCCTATGTGTACCTGAACAACTCCTTTTACGCCGAGTTGACCTCTTACCAGACCGCGAAAAACTTCTGGCAGTTTCTCAGTCTGGGCAGCAGAACGGGCGATCCGGATCACCCGCTCACCTACCTGAGTGGCAGCAACCCCTATATGCGCCTCGCCTATACGCATGAGTGGGATGCCCACAACGTCATGCTCGGCGCCTTTGCGATGAACGCGAAGGTCCTTCCGCTGGATTCCAACAACTTCCCCATCTTCGGCCCGAGCACCCAATACAGGGATGTCGGCGTGGATGCGCAGTATCAGTATCTGCTTTATCCCCATACCTTCACGGCCCAAATGCGGTATATCCATGAACGGATCAACGACGATACCCAGAACCTTTACGCCGGCCCCGCCACACTGAATTCATTCAAGTTGAAGGGCAGCTATGTTTACCGGGCCCAGTATGGTGCCAGCCTGGCTTATACCAATGTGAACGGCAGTGCCGACGCGCTGGCTTACCCCTCGGGCACTCCGAACTTCGGCAGTGAGAGCAATGTTCCCAACACCCAGATGTGGACACCCGAAATCTTCTGGATGCCGATTCAGAATGTGCGGATTGGCTTGCAATACAACTATTTCACCCGGTTCAACGGAGCCAGTACCAACTACGACGGCAATGGCCGCAACGCCAAAGACAACAATACGACCTTCCTTTACCTGTGGGCGGCCTTTTGA
- a CDS encoding c-type cytochrome, giving the protein MIEYFKKSGFVLSVLALALSGCAGVDDHAGDESTLTGVALVQKVCSMCHGITGESVSPLYPRLAGQQKEYLVSQLTDFKGHTRSDPAGVQHMWGFTHLTPTQINELADYFSSQQPMHAAAGKTAPNARGELIFRSGLPEQGVTQCSACHGAGGDGNGQFPRLAGQHADYVVRQLKVFKLTGQRPRGAIMEGVTHNLSEADMVAVASYVESLGNSR; this is encoded by the coding sequence ATGATTGAATACTTCAAGAAATCAGGTTTTGTCTTGTCCGTGCTGGCCTTGGCGCTCTCGGGATGCGCGGGAGTCGACGACCACGCCGGGGACGAATCGACGCTGACAGGGGTGGCACTGGTTCAAAAAGTATGTTCGATGTGCCATGGGATTACGGGAGAATCAGTTTCCCCCCTGTACCCGAGACTCGCTGGGCAACAAAAGGAGTACCTTGTCTCGCAGCTGACGGACTTCAAGGGGCATACCAGAAGCGACCCCGCCGGAGTCCAGCACATGTGGGGATTCACGCATCTGACTCCCACGCAGATCAATGAACTGGCCGATTATTTTTCAAGCCAGCAGCCCATGCATGCTGCAGCCGGCAAAACGGCGCCGAATGCACGTGGCGAGCTGATCTTTCGCAGTGGCTTGCCCGAGCAGGGCGTGACGCAGTGCAGTGCGTGCCACGGCGCAGGCGGCGATGGGAATGGCCAGTTTCCACGCCTGGCCGGCCAGCATGCGGACTATGTGGTCCGGCAGCTCAAAGTGTTCAAGCTGACAGGCCAGCGGCCCCGGGGCGCCATCATGGAAGGCGTCACGCACAACCTGTCCGAAGCGGACATGGTGGCCGTGGCGAGCTACGTGGAATCGCTGGGCAACTCGCGATGA